The following DNA comes from Amycolatopsis solani.
GGACGTCGCGGGTGCCGACGAGGCCGTCGAAGAGCTGTACGAGATCAAGGACTTCCTGCAGAACCCGGCGCGGTACCAGGCGCTCGGCGCGAAGATCCCGAAGGGCGTGCTGCTCTACGGGCCGCCCGGTACCGGCAAGACGCTGCTCGCGCGAGCCGTCGCCGGCGAGGCGGGCGTGCCGTTCTACACGATCTCCGGCTCGGACTTCGTCGAGATGTTCGTCGGTGTCGGCGCCTCGCGCGTCCGTGACCTGTTCGAACAGGCCAAGCAGAACGCGCCGTGCATCATCTTCGTCGACGAGATCGACGCGGTCGGCCGCCAGCGCGGCGCCGGCCTCGGCGGCGGGCACGACGAGCGCGAGCAGACGCTGAACCAGCTGCTCGTCGAGATGGACGGCTTCGACGCCCGCGGCGGGATCATCCTGATCGCGGCCACCAACCGGCCCGACATCCTCGACCCGGCGCTGCTGCGCCCCGGCCGGTTCGACCGGCAGATCCCGGTGTCCGCGCCCGACCTGCGCGGCCGCAAGGCGATCCTCGAGGTGCACGCCAAGGGCAAGCCGATCGCCCAGGGCACGGACCTGACCAGCCTGGCCAAGCGAACCGTCGGCATGTCCGGCGCGGACCTGGCCAACGTGCTGAACGAGGCCGCGCTGCTCACCGCCCGCCAGAACGGGCACGTGATCACCGACGTCGCGCTGGAGGAGTCGGTCGACCGCGTCGTCGGCGGCCCCGCCCGCAAGAGCCGGATCATCTCCGAGAAGGAGAAGAAGATCACGGCCTACCACGAGGGCGGGCACGCCCTCGCCGCGTGGGCGATGCCGGACATCGAACCGGTCTACAAGCTGACCATCCTGCCGCGCGGCCGCACCGGCGGGCACGCCTTGATCGTCCCGGAGGACGACAAGGAGTTGATGACCCGCTCGGAGATGATCGGCCGGCTGGTCTTCGCGATGGGTGGCCGCACGGCGGAGGAGCTCGTCTTCCACGAGCCCACCACGGGCGCGTCCTCGGACATCGAGCAGGCGACGAAGATCGCCCGCGCGATGGTCATGGAGTACGGCATGAGCGCCCGCCTCGGCGCGGTCAAGTACGGCCAGGAGCAGGGCGACCCGTTCCTCGGCCGGTCGGCCGGGCGGCAGGCGGACTACTCGCTCGAGGTGGCGCACGAGATCGACGAGGAGGTGCGCAAGCTCATCGAGACGGCGCACACCGAGGCGTGGCACGTGCTGAACACCTACCGCGACGTGCTCGACGAGCTGGTCATCGAGCTCCTGGAGAAGGAGACGCTGCAGCGCAAGGACCTCGAGCGGATCTTCGCGACCGTCGAGAAGCGCCCGCACATCACCGTCTTCAACGAGTTCGGCGAGCGGACGCCGTCGGACAAGCCGCCGATCAAGACCCCGGGCGAGCTGGCGATGGAGCGCGGCGAGCCGTGGCCGCCGCCGGAGAAGGAGCCGAAGCCGGCCCTCAAGCCGGAGCCGACCCCGGTCGGCACCGCGCCGGGCGCGGGCGACCTGCCCGGCGGCCCGCCGTACCCGTCCCCGACGCCGGCGGACCCGAACGCCAACCCGTACGCCCCGCCGCAGCCGGGCGCCTACCCGAACGGCGGCCGTCCCTACGGCGGCCCGAACGGTGGTCCCAACGGCACGGCGCACTGGCCGCAGTCCTACGGCGGCGGCCAGCAGACCGGCGGCTACCCGGGCGGCCCGGCCGGCGGCCAGAGCGGCCCGCCGAACTACGGTGCCCCTCCGGGCTGGACCCCCGCGACCTCCCCCGGTGGTCAGCCGGGCCAGTCGTGGCGGCCCGGTGGTGACGAACGCCCTCGTGAGCACGGCTGGTTCGCCGACCAGGCGGGCAACCAGCAGAACGAGGGAGAACGACGTGACGTGGATGGACCAGACAAGCCGCAGTGACGCCGACCGCCCGGTCTTCGACCACGACCGGGCGGAGAAGGCGATCCGCGAGCTTCTGCTGGCGTGCGGTGAAGACCCGGAGCGGGACGGTCTGAAGGACACCCCCGCCCGGGTCGCCCGCGCGTACCGCGAGATGTTCGCGGGCCTGTACACCGAGCCGGACTCGGTGCTGGACCGGACCTTCGACGAGTCCCACGAGGAACTCGTGCTGGTCACGGACATCCCGATGTACAGCAGCTGCGAGCACCACCTGGTGCCGTTCCACGGTGTCGCGCACGTCGGGTACATCCCGAACGCCGCCGGGAAGGTCACCGGGCTCTCGAAGCTCGCCCGGGTCGTCGACCTCTACGCCAAGCGCCCGCAGGTCCAGGAACGGCTGACCTCGCAGGTCGCCGACGCGATCGTGCGGAAGCTGGAGCCGCGCGGGGTGATCGTCGTGATCGAGGCCGAGCACCTCTGCATGGCCATGCGCGGCATCCGGAAGCCCGGTGCCCGCACCACCACGTCGGCGGTGCGGGGACAGCTGAAGGATTCGCCGTCGTCGCGGGCGGAGGCGCTCGACCTGATCAAGGCGCGCCGGTGAGCGTGGGGCTTCCCGCTCCCGGCCGGTGCGTCGTGATGGGCGTGCTGAACGTGACGCCCGATTCCTTTTCGGACGGTGGCCGCTACCTCGGGCTCGACCAGGCCCTCGAGCACGCCCGCCGGATGTGGGCGCGCGGTGCCGACCTGATCGACGTCGGCGGCGAGTCGACGCGGCCGGGTGCGGCCCGGGTGGACGCCGAGACCGAGTTGGACCGGATCCTGCCGGTGATCCGGACGCTCGCGGGCGAAGGCGTGGCGCTGTCGGTCGACACCACGCGCGCGACCGTCGCCGCTGCCGCGGTCGAAGCCGGCGCGCACGTGATCAACGACGTCTCGGGTGGCCTGGCCGATCCGGACATGGCGCGGGTCGCGGCCGAAACCGGCGTGCCGTGGGTGCTGATGCACTGGCGCGGGCACAGCAAGGACATGCAGGCGCTGGCGTCCTACACCGACGTCGTCGCCGATGTCCGGGCCGAGCTGCTGTCCCGGGTGGACGAAGCGCTGGCGGCCGGGGTGGCCGAGAGCGCGATCGTGCTGGACCCCGGGCTCGGGTTCGCGAAGAACGCCGAGCACGACTGGGCGTTGCTGCGCGGGCTGGATTCGTTGCTGTCGTTGGGTTTCCCTGTGCTCGTCGGCGCCTCGCGCAAGCGTTTTCTCGGCCGTCTGCTGTCCGAAAAGGACGGCACGCCCCGCCCGCCGGACGGCCGTGAGGACGCGACGGCGGCGATTTCCGCCCTCGCCGCCGCGGCCGGCGCGTGGGGCGTGCGGGTGCACGAGGTCGGGGCCTCTTTGGACGCGGTCGCGGTGGCCGCGGCGTGGTGGAAGGGTTCGCCGGATGTCTGACCGGATCACGCTGACCGGCCTGCGCGTGTTCGGCCGCCACGGCGTGTTCGAGCACGAGAAGCGCGATGGCCAGGAGTTCGTCGTCGACGTCACGGCGTGGCTCGACCTCGGGCCCGCCGCCGCGTCGGACGACCTGACCAAGACCCTGCACTACGGCGAGCTGGCCGAGCTGGCGGCGGGCATCGTCGCGGGCGAGCCGTACGACCTCATCGAGAGCGTCGCGGGCAAGATCGCCGACGAGGTCATGCGCGACGAGCGGCTGAGCGCGATCGAGGTGACGGTCCACAAACCGTCGGCCCCGATCCCGCTGACGTTCGACGACGTCGCGGTGACGGTCCGGCGCGACCGATGAGCCGCGCGGTCCTTTCCCTCGGCTCGAACCTGGGTGACCGGCTGGGCTACTTGCGGCTGGCCCTGGACGCGGTCCGCCCGGCGCTGGTCGCGGTGTCGAGCGTGTACGAGACCAAGGCCTGGGGCGTCGAAGACCAGCCGGACTTCCTGAACGCGGTGTGCGTGGTCGACGACCCGGCCCGCGACCACTGGGCGTGGCTGCGCACGGGCCAGGCGGCCGAGCAGGCGGCCGGCCGGGTCCGCGAGCTCCGCTGGGGCCCGCGCACCCTGGACGTCGACGTGGTCACGGTGGACGGCGTGACGTCCGACGACCCCGAGCTGCTGCTCCCGCACCCGGGAACGCCGGACCGCGCGAGCGTGCTGGTCCCGTGGGCGGAGCTCGACCCGGCGGCGGTCCTGCCCGGCCACGGCCCGATCGCAACCCTCCTGGCGGCCCGCCCGGCGGCCGAAGTGGCAACGGTCCGCCGGACGGCCCTCGAGCTGAGCTGAGTCGGCCGACCTGCGCCAGGTCTGGTCTGGGGCTGGCCGAGTCGGCCGACCTGCGCCAGGTCTGGTCTCGGGCTGGCCGAGTCGGCCGACCTGCGCCAGGTCCGATCTGGGGCTGGCCGAGTCGGCCGACCTGCGCCAGGTCCGGTCTCGGGCTGGCCGAGTCGGCCGACCTGCGCCAGGTCCGATCTGGGGCTGGCCGAGTCGGCCGACCTGCGCCAGGTCCGATCTGGGGCTGGCCGAGTCGGCCGACCTGCGCCAGGTCCGATCTCGGGCTCGCCGAGCCGGCCAACCTACGCCCGACGACGGCCCGCCGGGCGGCTTTCGGGCCCGGCCAACCGGCAGCCGGCCAACCGTGCCGGTGCCCAGCGACGGCCGGTCTCGACCTCGGCCGGGCAAGTCAACCCCCGTCGAGCCGCCGATCGCCGAGTTGCGGCTGCGGGTCGGTGACAGGAGGCCGCTAACCCCGCAGTGCCGCGACCATGAACCGCACCGCGGGCTGGGCCGTCGGGACCGGGGGCCACCCGTTGATGGTGGCGAGCAACTGCCAGTAGCGCTCCGCTCGCGGGTCTCCACTGGTCTCGAAGCGGTCCGCCATCTCCGCGCGGAACTCCGCCGATGCCGGGTCCTGGTCGGTGCGGGCCGTCGCCGCCGCGATCTCGGCCGCAAGCGTTTGCCCCACCTCCGACGTGGGGGAATCGCCCGCCGTCACGGCCGCTTCCGCGCGCGAGACCCAGCCCGGCCAGTTCTGCTGCCACGCGTCCGACGGCTGCTGGAACTCGCCCGCCTCGATCTCCCGCGACTGCCGTTCGCTCATGCCGCGGATCAACGTGCGGAACGACGGGTCCTGCACCAGCTCGGCGAACTCGATCCACGCTTCCAGCTGCTCCGGCGACGGGTCGTCCGGCAGCTCCGGCTTCCCCGCGCGCATCCGCTGGTAGAACTCCTGGTCCACGTCGAGCCCGGCGACCATCTCGTCCCAGAACTCGTCCACCAGCCGCTTGCGCTCCTCGTCCGACATCGACGCGAGACGGTTCATCAGGTTCACTTCCTCCAACTCGGAATTGCGCTTCGCCACCGCGCGCAGCACCGCCCGGCGCAGCCGCAGCCGCCGGATCTGCTCGTCGAGGGCCTCGACGTGCCGGGTCGCCAGCTCGCCGACCGTCGCCGGCCGCGCCAGCGCCGCGGAGACGTCGGCGAGGCCCAGGCCCAGCTCCCGCAGGGTGCGGACCAGCTCCAGCCGGGCCATCGCCGCGGCGTCGTAGAGGCGGTAGCCGGCGTCCGTCCGCTCGGTCGGCGGCAACAGGCCTTCGTCCGAGTAGAAGCGGATGGTCTTGACCGGCAGGCCGGTCCGCTTGGCCAGCTCGCCGATGGTGAAGGTCGCGGTGGTGCCCACTAGACGCATGGTGAACTCTCCAGTCGGGGGAGAGTCAAGCTTTGCACGGTACGGTTGCCTCATGCACTTCACGCGGCCCCGTGATCTGGTCGTCGCCGGGCTGCTCGGCCTGGTCATCGGCTACCTGCTGTTCCAGATCGCCTACGGCTCGCTGCCCCGGCTGCCGCTGCTCGCCGGCGTCACCTTCGCCGTGCTGGCGGTGATCGAGGCCGTGCTCGCGTTCTCCATCCGCTCGCGGATCAAGAACGGCCGCGTCATCGCCGCGATCGGGATCGCCCGATCGGTGGCCTTGGCCAAGGCTTCGTCACTCGCTGGAGCGTTCATGGCGGGCGCCTGGCTGGCCGCGCTCGCCTACCTTTTCCCGCGACGTGACGAACTCGTCGCCGCGGTGCTCGACACCCGGGCGGCGGTCGTCGGCGTCGCGTCCGCTGCGGCCCTGGTAGCAGCGGGTTTGTGGCTCGAACACTGCTGCCGGACCCCGCGCGACCAAGACCGTGAGCCCACCCGGGGGACGACCGGTTAGCGCTGGAATCCCACCGCTCGCTGGACCGAGTAGGTCTCGTTCGGATTACGAGCAGGTACGGTGTCAGTCATGACCGGCGTGGGTGACGACTCGCGCGGCCGCCTCTTGGGCAGGCCGTGGCTCGTCGTCGGATTCGTCCTCGCCATCGGAGCCACCCTCGCACTGGTGCTCAGCGACGATCTCCGCTATCTCCGCTTGGGGATCGTCGCCGCCCTCTGGGCTGCCCTGATCGGCGCTTTCCTCGCCGTGAAGTACCGCAAGCACGCGGCACAGAGCGAGGACGCGGTCGCCGAGGCGCAGGCTGTGTACGAGTTGGAGCTGGAACGCGAGATCGCGGCCCGGCGTGAGTACGAGCTGGAGATGGAGGCGGACAACCGCAGTGCCGCCGACTCCCGCGGGCGCGAGGAGCTGGAGGCGCTGCGCGCCGAGGTGTCCGCGCTGCGCGACAGCCTCCAGTCGCTGTTCGGCGGCGAGGTGCTGCTCGAACGCGTCGCGCTGACCGCGCAGGCGACCCGGATGCGCAAGCTGTCCGACGAGAACCGCATGGTCACCGACGGTCCGCCGAAGAAGAAGCCCGCGCAGCTGATGGCCGCCAAGAAGCCGGTGCCGGAGGCGGGTGAGCGGCCGACCGAGCTGATCGACCGCGTGCTCGACGAGCGCCGCCGGAAGGCGTCGAACGGCAAGCCCGCGAACGGCAAGGGCCTCGGCAAGGGTTTCGGCGGCAAGGCCGTGCCGAAGACCCCGGCGAACGTCTCCGTGCAGAGCACCCAGCAGATGGCCCGGCCGAAGCCGCTGAGCGATCGCCGTCCGCCGGTGCCGGCGGTCGACCCGGCGCTGAACGCCGCGCAGCGCGAGCTGAAGGCCGCCGAGCTGCGGGCCGAGGCCGCGCGCCGCCAGGCCGAGTCGCAGCCGATGCGGCTGCCGAAGCCGGAAGAGGTCGCGAAGCAGCCCGAGCGCCGCCCGGAAGCCGCCGCTGAGGCGACGCGCCAGGTGCCGCGGCCCGAGCCCAAGACCGAAATCCGGCGGGCGCCGGAGCCGAAGACGGA
Coding sequences within:
- the ftsH gene encoding ATP-dependent zinc metalloprotease FtsH; protein product: MNRKSVLRNPLLWIVAGLLALFAYNTIFDSDRGYTQAPISVANSQISSNNVKEASLEDKEQQLKLLLNKPVDVDGQQVTQIISQYPADATRPIYDSLIAAKNGGAPIKFTTKVTQQGVLTQILIFAIPLALVLGLLMWMMNNAQGGGNRVLNFGKSKAKQLNKDMPKTTFGDVAGADEAVEELYEIKDFLQNPARYQALGAKIPKGVLLYGPPGTGKTLLARAVAGEAGVPFYTISGSDFVEMFVGVGASRVRDLFEQAKQNAPCIIFVDEIDAVGRQRGAGLGGGHDEREQTLNQLLVEMDGFDARGGIILIAATNRPDILDPALLRPGRFDRQIPVSAPDLRGRKAILEVHAKGKPIAQGTDLTSLAKRTVGMSGADLANVLNEAALLTARQNGHVITDVALEESVDRVVGGPARKSRIISEKEKKITAYHEGGHALAAWAMPDIEPVYKLTILPRGRTGGHALIVPEDDKELMTRSEMIGRLVFAMGGRTAEELVFHEPTTGASSDIEQATKIARAMVMEYGMSARLGAVKYGQEQGDPFLGRSAGRQADYSLEVAHEIDEEVRKLIETAHTEAWHVLNTYRDVLDELVIELLEKETLQRKDLERIFATVEKRPHITVFNEFGERTPSDKPPIKTPGELAMERGEPWPPPEKEPKPALKPEPTPVGTAPGAGDLPGGPPYPSPTPADPNANPYAPPQPGAYPNGGRPYGGPNGGPNGTAHWPQSYGGGQQTGGYPGGPAGGQSGPPNYGAPPGWTPATSPGGQPGQSWRPGGDERPREHGWFADQAGNQQNEGERRDVDGPDKPQ
- the folE gene encoding GTP cyclohydrolase I FolE produces the protein MDQTSRSDADRPVFDHDRAEKAIRELLLACGEDPERDGLKDTPARVARAYREMFAGLYTEPDSVLDRTFDESHEELVLVTDIPMYSSCEHHLVPFHGVAHVGYIPNAAGKVTGLSKLARVVDLYAKRPQVQERLTSQVADAIVRKLEPRGVIVVIEAEHLCMAMRGIRKPGARTTTSAVRGQLKDSPSSRAEALDLIKARR
- the folP gene encoding dihydropteroate synthase, with the translated sequence MGVLNVTPDSFSDGGRYLGLDQALEHARRMWARGADLIDVGGESTRPGAARVDAETELDRILPVIRTLAGEGVALSVDTTRATVAAAAVEAGAHVINDVSGGLADPDMARVAAETGVPWVLMHWRGHSKDMQALASYTDVVADVRAELLSRVDEALAAGVAESAIVLDPGLGFAKNAEHDWALLRGLDSLLSLGFPVLVGASRKRFLGRLLSEKDGTPRPPDGREDATAAISALAAAAGAWGVRVHEVGASLDAVAVAAAWWKGSPDV
- the folB gene encoding dihydroneopterin aldolase, producing MSDRITLTGLRVFGRHGVFEHEKRDGQEFVVDVTAWLDLGPAAASDDLTKTLHYGELAELAAGIVAGEPYDLIESVAGKIADEVMRDERLSAIEVTVHKPSAPIPLTFDDVAVTVRRDR
- the folK gene encoding 2-amino-4-hydroxy-6-hydroxymethyldihydropteridine diphosphokinase yields the protein MSRAVLSLGSNLGDRLGYLRLALDAVRPALVAVSSVYETKAWGVEDQPDFLNAVCVVDDPARDHWAWLRTGQAAEQAAGRVRELRWGPRTLDVDVVTVDGVTSDDPELLLPHPGTPDRASVLVPWAELDPAAVLPGHGPIATLLAARPAAEVATVRRTALELS
- a CDS encoding MerR family transcriptional regulator gives rise to the protein MGTTATFTIGELAKRTGLPVKTIRFYSDEGLLPPTERTDAGYRLYDAAAMARLELVRTLRELGLGLADVSAALARPATVGELATRHVEALDEQIRRLRLRRAVLRAVAKRNSELEEVNLMNRLASMSDEERKRLVDEFWDEMVAGLDVDQEFYQRMRAGKPELPDDPSPEQLEAWIEFAELVQDPSFRTLIRGMSERQSREIEAGEFQQPSDAWQQNWPGWVSRAEAAVTAGDSPTSEVGQTLAAEIAAATARTDQDPASAEFRAEMADRFETSGDPRAERYWQLLATINGWPPVPTAQPAVRFMVAALRG
- a CDS encoding DUF3180 domain-containing protein gives rise to the protein MHFTRPRDLVVAGLLGLVIGYLLFQIAYGSLPRLPLLAGVTFAVLAVIEAVLAFSIRSRIKNGRVIAAIGIARSVALAKASSLAGAFMAGAWLAALAYLFPRRDELVAAVLDTRAAVVGVASAAALVAAGLWLEHCCRTPRDQDREPTRGTTG